Proteins from one Mercurialis annua linkage group LG7, ddMerAnnu1.2, whole genome shotgun sequence genomic window:
- the LOC126654859 gene encoding transcription factor MYB101, which yields MISSGGGAVMEAAGMMKSGGGNVHGGLKKGPWTAAEDGILIEYVKKHGEGNWNSVQKNSGLMRCGKSCRLRWANHLRPNLKKGSFNPDEERIIIELHAKLGNKWARMASQLPGRTDNEIKNFWNTRLKRRQRAGLPIYPQEFQEEANAYHIQQQNHHHHHHHHHQDQQNHPNSSSSSFSSLLSSTRKNAYNNPSLSLLDPINFSQVPLDPTLQYYSNPSLQFKSFSDNNANNNSPLALPLSPVSQYARSPSCLSPFSQNYVPQPIPTTPSSLNYSTVDYENLSFTSLIMGGQVEPNDGFNIIDGLKSELPSVQTPPSFSSNTSGGGVCVGEESSKNTDNGGDSETALTEMQENRNSGLLDALVLESHNLSSKEKMNGDKGKQAVNSPPDGEEESDNDDEEVVYAAKRIKLSPTNDGEASGENHYSDEISSSQSSIEMKQSEEPMEEMKAMDDDDLSSLLDNFPSSTPLPEWYRRRNVSNELSPTTTGDGRGVEVDQQDVSLPQPTTTQDNPNIEWGFGSSYWNNMPSIC from the exons ATGATTAGCAGCGGCGGAGGAGCGGTGATGGAGGCGGCGGGGATGATGAAATCGGGGGGCGGGAATGTTCACGGAGGATTAAAGAAGGGGCCGTGGACCGCGGCGGAAGACGGAATATTGATAGAGTACGTGAAGAAACATGGGGAAGGGAATTGGAATTCTGTGCAGAAGAATTCAGGGTTGATGAGATGTGGTAAGAGCTGTAGGCTTAGATGGGCTAACCATTTGAGACCAAATCTTAAAAAAGGTTCGTTTAATCCTGACGAAGAGAGGATCATCATCGAGCTTCACGCCAAGCTTGGTAACAAATGGGCTCGCATGGCTTCTCAG TTACCGGGAAGAACGGATAATGAAATCAAGAATTTCTGGAACACAAGATTGAAGAGACGACAGAGAGCTGGTTTACCTATATACCCTCAAGAATTTCAAGAAGAAGCTAATGCATATCATATACAACAACAAaatcatcatcaccatcatcatcatcatcatcaagatCAACAAAACCACCCGAATTCTTCGTCTTCTTCATTCTCATCCTTGCTGTCTTCGACTCGAAAAAACGCGTATAATAATCCGTCTCTTTCGCTACTCGATCCGATTAATTTCTCCCAAGTGCCGTTGGATCCTACCCTTCAATACTATTCAAATCCGTCCCTTCAATTCAAGTCATTTAGCGACAACAATGCGAATAATAATAGTCCTTTAGCTTTGCCTCTGTCTCCGGTCTCTCAATATGCACGATCGCCTTCGTGTTTAAGTCCGTTCAGCCAAAACTACGTGCCTCAACCGATCCCAACGACGCCCTCTTCGCTTAATTACAGTACCGTGGATTACGAGAATCTGAGCTTTACTTCATTGATAATGGGAGGTCAAGTTGAGCCAAATGACGGCTTTAATATTATTGACGGTTTGAAGTCTGAGCTCCCTTCAGTCCAAACTCCGCCTTCGTTCTCGTCAAATACTAGCGGAGGTGGTGTCTGTGTTGGGGAGGAATCGAGTAAAAATACCGACAATGGCGGAGACAGTGAAACTGCTCTAACCGAGATGCAGGAGAATAGGAACAGTGGGTTGTTGGATGCTTTGGTACTGGAATCTCATAATTTGTCTAGTAAGGAAAAAATGAATGGTGATAAGGGGAAACAAGCTGTTAATTCGCCCCCGGATGGCGAAGAAGAGAGTGACAACGATGACGAAGAGGTGGTGTATGCTGCGAAACGTATCAAGTTGTCGCCGACAAATGACGGCGAGGCGTCCGGTGAAAACCACTATTCTGATGAAATCAGTTCTTCTCAATCATCCATTG AGATGAAACAAAGTGAAGAACCAATGGAGGAAATGAAGGCCATGGATGATGATGACTTATCGAGTTTGCTCGACAACTTCCCATCATCGACACCCTTGCCAGAGTGGTATCGAAGAAGAAATGTATCAAATGAATTGTCACCCACCACGACGGGTGACGGTAGAGGAGTTGAAGTTGATCAACAAGATGTTTCGCTGCCTCAACCCACAACCACACAAGATAATCCAAATATTGAATGGGGATTTGGATCTTCATATTGGAATAACATGCCAAGCATTTGCTGA
- the LOC126657602 gene encoding 2-alkenal reductase (NADP(+)-dependent)-like: MSVDNREWYMAAYASQGVPTSEHLKLRTVSLPVAGDSIPEGHVAVEILWLSVDPYQRTRMTGYRDGLDMTPFDLGQVISTVGIGRIIESKDSKYKKGEIVLGFGFPVGEFCVIPSATITSTIDQMPQNITLPHYLSCFGVAGFAAWVAIEVIGEPKAGSNVFISAAAGGVGMVAGQLARLKGCRVIGSVGSDEKIKLLKDEFGYDDAFNYHKETDFDAALTKYFPNGIDLYLDNVGGKMLDAVLKHVNRHARIPLCGMISQYNKVSTERDSIKNLFNMIGKEVRMEGFMISTYFNRFPDFVKEMEGYLSQGKISFKHNIFNGIGSFLDALGSMFSSSNFGKVIIKVQ; the protein is encoded by the exons atgtcTGTAGATAACAGAGAATGGTACATGGCAGCGTATGCATCTCAAGGTGTTCCCACCTCTGAACATCTGAAACTCCGGACTGTCAGTTTACCGGTGGCCGGTGATTCCATTCCGGAGGGTCATGTTGCCGTCGAAATCCTGTGGCTCTCCGTTGATCCGTATCAACGTACTAGAATGACTGGTTATAGAGACGGTCTTGATATGACTCCTTTTGACCTCGGTCAG GTGATATCCACAGTTGGAATTGGAAGAATAATCGAGTCAAAAGATAGTAAATATAAGAAGGGTGAGATTGTGCTAGGGTTTGGGTTTCCAGTGGGTGAATTCTGTGTCATACCATCGGCCACCATCACCAGTACGATTGACCAAATGCCACAAAATATTACTCTGCCACATTACCTCAGTTGCTTTG GGGTAGCCGGGTTTGCGGCATGGGTGGCGATAGAGGTGATAGGTGAACCAAAGGCAGGATCCAATGTGTTTATCTCAGCTGCAGCCGGCGGTGTTGGAATGGTCGCCGGCCAATTAGCTAGGCTCAAGGGTTGCAGGGTTATCGGAAGTGTTGGATCTGATGAAAAG ATAAAACTTTTGAAGGATGAATTTGGGTACGACGATGCCTTCAACTACCACAAAGAAACCGACTTTGATGCAGCTTTGACAAA GTATTTTCCAAATggaattgatttatatttggaTAACGTCGGGGGTAAAATGTTGGACGCCGTTCTCAAACACGTCAACCGTCATGCTCGAATCCCACTTTGTGGAATGATTTCTCAATACAACAAG GTTAGCACAGAAAGAGACAGcattaaaaatttgtttaacATGATTGGGAAGGAGGTTCGGATGGAAGGGTTTATGATAAGTACATATTTCAATCGATTCCCAGATTTCGTGAAGGAAATGGAAGGGTATTTAAGTCAAGGAAAAATAAGCTTCAAACACAATATCTTCAATGGGATAGGAAGCTTTTTAGATGCCTTAGGATCCATGTTCTCTAGCTCTAACTTTGGAAAAGTTATCATTAAAGTTCAGTAA
- the LOC126656292 gene encoding probable aspartic proteinase GIP2 codes for MLEYHSTIMASLFDCFFLLFSLIFFTISPSSAKTLPFRPNTIVIPVSKDKCTNQYTIQISQRTPSTPVKLTVDLGGRFMWVNCEESYTSSTYKPAKCNSTLCSLANSKVCTTEPTQCSSSPRPGCNNNSTCTKFIQNRVVYIGTGGELGQDTVSIQFYNKNNPGRIVSLASFPFFCGITWLLDSLAEGVTGVAGFGRSSNISLPAYLSDSMDLPKKFAICLSSNYKNNGLIFFGNGPNYEPLTYTPLILNPVEDLITGGSADYYIGVKSIRVDGKKIKFDENLLSVVKDGSGGTMLSTVNPYTVLHTSIYKALLRDFTKKMELKFRSLVVPSVPVPFGACYYSSGFGTIEEFLAIVPAIDLELESADGKNVSWRFSGANSMVAVNSYTMCLAYIDGGSQPWAPIIIGGHQLEDTVLQFDLDKSRLGFSSNLVYKNTTCSNFVDSM; via the coding sequence ATGCTTGAATATCATTCAACAATAATGGCTTCTTTATTTGATTGTTTCTTCCTCCTTTTTTCTCTTATCTTCTTCACTATTTCCCCATCTTCAGCTAAAACACTGCCATTTCGTCCAAATACAATAGTCATTCCAGTTTCCAAAGATAAATGCACCAACCAATACACCATCCAAATCAGCCAACGAACACCTTCTACACCGGTGAAGTTAACGGTGGATCTTGGCGGAAGGTTCATGTGGGTTAACTGTGAAGAAAGCTATACTTCTTCCACATACAAACCTGCAAAATGTAACTCCACTCTTTGCTCACTTGCTAACTCAAAAGTTTGCACTACTGAGCCGACTCAGTGTAGTTCTAGCCCTAGGCCAGGGTGCAATAACAATAGTACATGTACCAAATTCATCCAAAACAGAGTTGTGTACATCGGCACCGGGGGGGAGCTCGGTCAGGATACGGTTTCTATTCAGTTCTATAATAAAAACAATCCCGGCAGGATTGTTTCATTGGCCAGTTTCCCGTTTTTTTGCGGTATAACATGGCTATTGGATAGTCTTGCGGAGGGGGTCACTGGGGTAGCTGGTTTCGGAAGATCGAGCAACATTTCGCTTCCTGCTTATCTCTCCGATTCTATGGATCTCCCGAAAAAATTTGCAATTTGTTTGAGTTCTAATTACAAAAACAATGGCTTGATATTCTTCGGAAATGGTCCGAATTATGAACCGCTTACATACACTCCGCTGATCCTCAACCCCGTCGAGGATCTGATTACGGGCGGATCAGCTGACTACTACATTGGAGTTAAATCCATAAGGGTTGATGGGAAAAAGATTAAATTTGACGAGAATTTGTTATCCGTCGTTAAAGATGGCAGTGGCGGAACCATGCTTAGTACCGTAAATCCATACACTGTGTTGCATACTTCTATTTATAAAGCTCTTCTTAGAGATTTTACCAAGAAGATGGAATTAAAATTTAGATCTCTTGTGGTACCTTCAGTACCAGTACCATTTGGAGCATGCTACTATTCAAGCGGGTTCGGTACGATTGAAGAATTCTTGGCGATCGTACCGGCAATTGATCTGGAATTGGAAAGTGCAGATGGTAAAAATGTGTCTTGGAGATTCTCCGGTGCAAATTCAATGGTGGCAGTCAATAGCTACACTATGTGTTTGGCGTATATTGACGGTGGATCGCAACCCTGGGCTCCGATTATTATTGGTGGGCATCAGCTAGAAGATACTGTTCTACAGTTTGATCTTGATAAATCAAGACTTGGTTTCAGTTCTAATCTTGTTTATAAGAATACCACTTGCTCCAACTTTGTTGACTCCATGTAA